The Corvus hawaiiensis isolate bCorHaw1 chromosome 7, bCorHaw1.pri.cur, whole genome shotgun sequence genome contains a region encoding:
- the TRAF3IP1 gene encoding TRAF3-interacting protein 1 isoform X2 codes for MNEAVSRRTRETLGQVIRKPPLTDALLNKPPFRYLHDLISEVIRVTGFLKGLYTDFELKSDNVKDKDSKINFLQKAIDAVVMVTGEPLSVKPARVVAGHEPEKTNEFLQAIGKCCLNKLSSDAAVKRVLAGEKADAKGKPPPSKPRDKESREPKAEEQKSHRDKESRRDTEIKDRSPSRDRKPKGESKESREREKERDKQKNNEERHKEHERDTSKEGEKQERERSKSRVTKQGREAEKTKGKGDTERGDDLGHEKGQEREKRHEGGREKDRLKGRDKDKGRDREGEKDRERGRDRDRQRDRETKDGELLRDHGKEKAEKKPTDSEESTLRKPQRPTKDSKCQPDTENESPARISRQPSAKGSRHRSKPGGEGAVDARSVADGISEDGAAEVQEKNEPGLAERQKEGETENVAPEKPENGEVLPDPPPQPAQRRIPRPSSARPAPPRVKRQESTELLIPERSGSAKTAPHVIREQQVSDEEDEQFVVEAAGPLPEMPKEPEVELLEDQKHGGLVKRILETKKDYEASQKSSQTTDRHHRQRCGTAES; via the exons ATGAACGAGGCGGTGTCGCGGCGGACGCGGGAGACCCTGGGGCAGGTGATCCGCAAGCCGCCGCTCACGGACGCGCTGCTGAACAAGCCGCCCTTCCGCTACCTGCACGACCTCATCTCCGAG GTGATCAGAGTGACAGGTTTTCTGAAAGGACTTTACACAGATTTCGAGTTGAAGTCAGATAACGTCAAG gaTAAGGATTCCAAAATCAACTTCCTTCAGAAGGCCATCGATGCTGTGGTGATGGTGACAGGAGAGCCACTGTCAGTGAAACCAGCACGAGTTGTGGCTGGGCACGAGCCTGAAAAAACCAATGAATTCCTTCAGGCGATTGGGAAGTGTTGCTTAAATAAG CTGTCCAGTGATGCTGCTGTAAAAAGGGTCTTGGCAGGGGAAAAAGCTGATGCTAAAGGGAAGCCTCCACCCTCCAAACCTCGAGATAAAGAAAGCAGAGAGCCCAaagcagaagaacaaaaaagtcATAGGGATAAAGAG aGCAGGAGAGACACTGAAATTAAAGACAGAAGCCCaagcagagacagaaaaccCAAAGGAGAGTCgaaagagagcagagaaagagaaaaggagagggatAAACAGAAGAATAATGAAGAGAGGCACAAAGAACATGAAAGAGACACCtcaaaggaaggagaaaaacaagagagggaaagaagcaagagCAGAGTGACCAAGcaaggaagagaagcagagaaaaccaaaggaaaaggagacacAGAGCGAGGAGATGATCTCGGGCATGAGAAAGgacaggaaagagagaaaagacatgaaggaggaagagaaaaggacagACTGAAAGGAAGAGACAAAGataagggcagggacagagaaggagagaaagacagagagaggggaagagaTCGGGACAGACAAAGggacagagaaacaaaagatgGGGAGCTTTTAAGGGACCatggaaaggagaaagcagagaaaaag cCCACAGATTCTGAAGAATCCACGCTTAGAAAACCACAGAGGCCAACCAAAGACAGCAAGTGCCAGCCAGACACCGAG aatgaaAGTCCTGCAAGGATATCGAGGCAGCCTTCAGCAAAAGGATCAAGGCATCGCTCCAAGCCCGGAGGAGAAG GAGCTGTGGACGCGAGGAGTGTGGCAGATGGGATTTCAGAGGATGGTGCTGCTGAAgtgcaggagaaaaatgaacCAGGCCttgcagaaagacagaaag AAGGAGAAACAGAGAACGTGGCTCCTGAAAAGCCTGAAAATGGGGAAGTACTTCCTGACCCCCCTCCTCAGCCTGCCCAAAG ACGGATTCCCCGTCCCAGCAGCGCGAGGCCGGCTCCTCCTCGAGTGAAACGTCAGGAGAGCACGGAGCTCCTAATCCCAGAAAG GAGCGGGAGCGCTAAAACTGCCCCACATGTGatcagggagcagcaggtgtcTGATGAGGAGGACGAGCAGTTCGTGGTGGAGGCAGCAGGGCCCCTGCCAGAGATGCCAAAG GAGCCAGAAGTGGAGCTGCTTGAGGACCAGAAGCATG GTGGGCTGGTGAAAAGGATCCTAGAAACAAAGAAGGATTATGAGGCGTCCCAGAAATCATCACAGACCACAGACAGG